In the genome of Deltaproteobacteria bacterium, one region contains:
- a CDS encoding L-seryl-tRNA(Sec) selenium transferase — translation MSSLFRLIPSVDRLLGGLEQDQTLASLPRPLLKDLVAEFLDLCREEIRAGVLADESDLAHSKLAT, via the coding sequence GTGTCTTCACTTTTCCGGCTCATTCCTTCGGTGGATCGCCTTTTGGGCGGTTTGGAGCAGGATCAAACCCTGGCCAGCCTGCCGCGCCCCCTGCTCAAGGATCTGGTGGCCGAGTTTTTGGATTTGTGCCGCGAGGAAATCCGGGCGGGCGTGCTGGCCGACGAATCGGATCTGGCCCATTCCAAGCTTGCCAC
- a CDS encoding bifunctional folylpolyglutamate synthase/dihydrofolate synthase: MMTFRTFDDFASYLDGLGLFSMQLGLSRMDAALSRMELARPAATVVQVVGTNGKGSTSGFLDALARAHGRGVGLYQSPHLVSVRERIRINGRLASEARWLEAANAVMAACSDIGLTYFELLTVMALWLFREAGLELVILEAGLGGTHDATCAVPADLAVLTPVGLDHEAVLGPTLDDIARDKAGALGRCPAVMGPQNPELIGIFQRASGSWSVEPLTEYAVVDGFAIPPWSFLLNAALLPGHPPYQLGNAALALLAWSRLTQARSWPFEARLCTEALAQTRFPGRFCRHGRVLVDGAHNPMGLEALCTALETRKERFDLLVFQAMRDKTLDPAILDRLRALAGRVVVPALPGNDRAWKAEDLAARFGPDATTASDVGAALSRTRGTVLVCGSLYLVGAYYALHPDHLVL; the protein is encoded by the coding sequence ATGATGACATTTCGGACATTCGACGACTTTGCATCCTATTTGGATGGGTTGGGGCTTTTTTCCATGCAACTTGGGTTATCGCGCATGGACGCGGCCCTGTCCCGGATGGAACTTGCGCGGCCGGCGGCCACGGTGGTTCAGGTGGTGGGAACCAATGGCAAGGGGTCCACGTCCGGTTTTTTGGATGCCCTGGCCCGGGCCCATGGTCGTGGCGTGGGCCTCTACCAATCGCCGCATCTGGTGTCCGTGCGGGAACGCATCCGGATCAACGGCCGGTTGGCCTCCGAGGCGCGGTGGTTGGAGGCGGCCAACGCCGTCATGGCGGCATGCTCCGACATCGGCCTGACGTATTTCGAGCTGCTGACGGTCATGGCGTTGTGGCTGTTCCGAGAAGCAGGGCTGGAGCTCGTCATTCTGGAGGCCGGGCTGGGTGGAACCCATGACGCCACATGTGCCGTGCCCGCCGATTTGGCCGTCCTGACGCCAGTGGGCCTGGACCATGAGGCCGTGCTCGGCCCGACCCTGGACGACATCGCCCGCGACAAGGCCGGCGCCCTGGGCCGCTGCCCGGCCGTGATGGGCCCCCAGAACCCGGAACTGATCGGGATATTCCAGCGTGCCAGCGGATCGTGGTCCGTGGAACCCCTGACGGAATATGCCGTCGTCGATGGTTTCGCCATCCCGCCGTGGTCGTTTCTCCTGAATGCGGCCTTGTTGCCCGGACATCCGCCGTACCAGCTGGGCAACGCCGCGTTGGCGCTTTTGGCCTGGAGTCGTTTGACCCAGGCCCGAAGCTGGCCATTCGAGGCGAGGCTGTGTACAGAAGCCCTGGCCCAAACCCGTTTCCCCGGCCGTTTTTGCCGGCATGGTCGGGTGTTGGTGGATGGGGCGCACAATCCCATGGGTTTGGAAGCCTTGTGCACAGCCCTTGAGACGCGGAAAGAGCGATTTGACCTGCTCGTGTTTCAGGCCATGCGCGACAAAACCCTGGATCCGGCCATCCTTGACCGGCTCCGCGCCCTGGCCGGGCGGGTCGTCGTGCCTGCCTTGCCCGGCAACGATCGGGCCTGGAAGGCGGAGGACCTGGCGGCCCGTTTCGGTCCCGACGCGACGACCGCGTCGGACGTGGGCGCGGCCCTGTCCCGGACTCGGGGAACTGTTCTGGTTTGTGGGTCGCTTTATCTGGTTGGGGCATACTACGCCCTTCATCCGGACCATCTTGTTCTGTAA
- a CDS encoding ABC transporter substrate-binding protein, producing the protein MKRCALFLPFVIFCLIASVAWAGPYAVSVNQFVEHPSLDAVLKGFQDGLRAQGVDATYSVHTAQANMATANQIASLIAGEKPDLVLAIATPSAQACALAAKKSPILAKTPLLFTAITDPVGAGLVADLNAPGANITGVSDMLPVDKHMGLVRRFFPELKKLGMIYNAGEANSKTTVAMVQEEGAKVGFVVVEATVAKSSDVYQAAKSLVGKVDAIYLPTDNTVISAVESVIKVCEEEKIALFSADVDSVQRGTMAALAFDYYQHGVQTAAMAKRLLQDGAKPADTPVETQRELILHLNMKAAAKMGVTVPEDVRQSATKVLE; encoded by the coding sequence ATGAAACGTTGCGCGTTGTTTCTGCCTTTCGTCATATTTTGCCTGATCGCTTCGGTCGCCTGGGCCGGACCGTACGCCGTTTCGGTCAACCAGTTCGTGGAACATCCGTCCCTGGACGCGGTTCTCAAGGGCTTTCAGGACGGTTTGCGCGCCCAGGGCGTGGACGCCACCTACTCGGTGCACACGGCCCAGGCCAACATGGCCACGGCCAATCAGATCGCCAGTCTGATCGCCGGCGAGAAACCGGACTTGGTACTGGCCATTGCCACGCCTTCGGCCCAGGCCTGCGCGCTGGCCGCGAAGAAATCGCCCATCCTGGCCAAAACGCCGTTGCTTTTCACCGCCATCACCGACCCCGTGGGTGCCGGGCTGGTGGCCGACTTGAACGCGCCCGGAGCGAACATTACCGGGGTTTCGGACATGCTCCCCGTGGACAAGCACATGGGCTTGGTGCGCCGGTTTTTTCCCGAACTCAAAAAATTGGGCATGATCTATAACGCGGGCGAGGCCAATTCCAAGACCACCGTGGCCATGGTCCAGGAAGAGGGCGCCAAGGTCGGATTCGTGGTCGTCGAGGCCACCGTGGCCAAATCAAGCGATGTCTATCAGGCCGCCAAATCCTTGGTCGGCAAGGTCGATGCCATCTATCTGCCCACGGACAACACGGTCATTTCCGCCGTTGAATCCGTGATCAAGGTTTGTGAAGAGGAAAAGATCGCCCTGTTCTCGGCCGACGTGGACTCGGTCCAGCGCGGCACCATGGCCGCCCTGGCCTTCGATTATTATCAGCATGGCGTCCAGACCGCGGCCATGGCCAAGCGGCTGCTGCAAGACGGGGCCAAGCCCGCGGACACTCCGGTGGAAACCCAGCGGGAGCTGATTTTGCATCTTAATATGAAGGCCGCCGCCAAGATGGGCGTGACCGTGCCCGAGGACGTACGCCAATCGGCCACCAAGGTTTTGGAGTAG
- a CDS encoding methyl-accepting chemotaxis protein → MDLFRKSLGIKILGITFVVLLAYFIVFFSLSFIWERRATLDEVRVTAQRTAEMLGMAIREPMEIGDNAGTARKFEEMGAHYQDIDMHLTNFRGNVTYSTNTDMVRTQLVDQIQSPELAGMVDERLRQNGLSQAIADIGGVPYFVEVKSIANEATCHHCHGSSQAVLGALIMRQDISRQMANLTNRQFWSAGISLLGMAALLLAIFVFMKAVIVNRLRRVAATTEEISQGDLTVFVQEKGLDELGQLAASVNTMAENMHSMMREISTGVDTLASASTQLSSVSRTVAEVSHDNQTRSDAVAGASEEMSANMRSVAAATEQASVNISTVAAASEEMSATIDEISRNTSRAKEITSVAVNVAHATSTDVDRLGAVAHEIHSVTQTITAISSQTNLLALNATIEAARAGEAGRGFAVVANEIKELANQTARATDEIRDKIGGIQGATDQTVQRIGEITKVIEDIDAIVTTIAAAVEEQSVTTRDIAQNIGQASHGLDEVSRNVVQTTTVSTEISHQVGEVRNSAADMSRNGDTVRVHAEELLALADQLRELVHIFKIN, encoded by the coding sequence ATGGATCTCTTTCGCAAATCCTTGGGAATCAAGATTCTTGGCATTACCTTCGTGGTTTTGTTGGCGTATTTCATCGTTTTTTTTAGTTTGAGTTTTATCTGGGAGCGCCGGGCCACTCTGGACGAGGTCCGGGTTACGGCCCAGCGCACGGCGGAAATGCTCGGCATGGCCATCCGCGAGCCCATGGAGATTGGCGACAACGCCGGCACGGCTCGAAAGTTCGAGGAAATGGGCGCCCACTATCAAGACATTGACATGCACCTGACCAACTTCAGGGGCAATGTCACCTATTCCACGAACACCGACATGGTGCGGACCCAGCTCGTGGACCAGATCCAAAGCCCCGAGCTGGCCGGAATGGTCGACGAGCGATTGCGCCAGAATGGTCTGAGTCAAGCCATCGCCGACATTGGCGGGGTGCCGTATTTCGTCGAGGTCAAGTCCATCGCCAACGAAGCGACCTGTCATCATTGTCACGGATCAAGCCAGGCGGTGCTCGGCGCCTTGATCATGCGTCAGGACATTTCGCGGCAGATGGCGAACTTGACCAATCGGCAGTTTTGGAGCGCCGGCATTTCCCTGCTCGGCATGGCGGCACTGTTGCTGGCCATTTTTGTGTTCATGAAAGCCGTGATCGTGAACCGCTTGCGGCGCGTGGCCGCGACAACGGAAGAAATCAGTCAGGGAGACCTGACGGTGTTTGTCCAGGAAAAGGGTTTGGATGAACTGGGGCAACTGGCCGCCAGCGTCAACACCATGGCCGAGAACATGCACTCCATGATGCGGGAGATTTCCACTGGCGTGGACACCTTGGCCTCGGCCTCGACCCAGTTGTCCTCGGTTTCAAGGACGGTGGCCGAGGTTTCCCACGACAATCAGACCCGGTCCGACGCCGTGGCCGGCGCGTCCGAGGAGATGAGCGCCAACATGCGTTCCGTGGCCGCGGCCACGGAGCAGGCCTCGGTCAATATTTCCACCGTGGCGGCGGCCTCGGAGGAGATGAGCGCGACCATCGACGAGATATCCCGGAACACAAGCCGGGCCAAGGAAATCACCTCGGTGGCCGTGAACGTGGCGCACGCCACCTCGACCGACGTGGACCGGCTGGGCGCCGTGGCTCATGAAATCCACTCCGTGACCCAGACCATCACGGCCATCTCGTCCCAAACCAATCTTTTGGCCCTGAACGCGACCATCGAGGCCGCCCGGGCCGGCGAGGCCGGCCGGGGTTTTGCCGTCGTCGCCAATGAAATCAAGGAGCTGGCCAATCAAACGGCCCGCGCCACGGATGAAATCCGGGACAAGATCGGCGGCATTCAGGGCGCCACGGACCAGACCGTGCAGCGCATCGGCGAAATCACCAAGGTCATCGAGGACATCGACGCCATCGTGACCACCATCGCGGCGGCCGTGGAAGAGCAGTCCGTGACCACGCGCGACATCGCCCAGAATATTGGCCAGGCTTCCCATGGACTGGACGAGGTCAGTCGAAACGTGGTCCAGACCACGACCGTGTCCACGGAAATATCCCACCAGGTCGGCGAAGTCCGCAATTCGGCGGCGGACATGAGTCGCAATGGCGATACCGTGCGGGTTCACGCCGAGGAATTGCTGGCCCTGGCGGATCAGCTCCGTGAATTGGTCCACATTTTCAAAATCAACTAG
- a CDS encoding cytochrome C encodes MWDARQCLAAFVGGLWLAWSAPTMAENAYVGTQACADCHEEQHERFVKYSKKAHSARSVQIMASDLTEAELAECYACHTTGHGRPGGFVSYEQTPHLGDAGCEVCHGPGQAHVESGGDTSLIKGTVTMEDCTSCHTEDRVKSFDYKPLIYSGAH; translated from the coding sequence ATGTGGGATGCGAGGCAATGTCTGGCGGCTTTCGTGGGCGGGCTGTGGCTGGCGTGGTCGGCGCCAACCATGGCTGAAAATGCCTATGTGGGAACCCAGGCCTGCGCGGATTGCCATGAGGAACAGCATGAGCGCTTCGTGAAATACTCGAAGAAGGCCCATTCGGCCCGCTCCGTGCAGATCATGGCTTCGGATCTGACCGAGGCGGAATTGGCCGAGTGTTACGCCTGCCATACCACGGGTCATGGCCGGCCCGGTGGCTTTGTCAGTTACGAGCAAACGCCGCATTTGGGCGACGCCGGGTGCGAGGTCTGCCATGGGCCGGGACAGGCCCACGTCGAGAGCGGCGGCGACACGTCGCTCATCAAGGGCACGGTGACCATGGAGGACTGCACCTCCTGTCACACCGAGGATCGTGTCAAGTCCTTCGACTACAAGCCGCTGATCTACAGCGGCGCGCATTAG
- the argH gene encoding argininosuccinate lyase, giving the protein MSASKEKKLWGGRFSGDTAPLVERYTCSVGFDSRLYAQDIAGSKAHAAMLARQGIIGADDLAAIHQGLEQILGEIEAGTFVWREDLEDVHMNIEHRLTELVGAPGQKLHTGRSRNDQVALDFRLFVADCLTQWAGLLRDLIRVVLDQAEAHQDALLPGCTHFQPAQPVSLAQHLLAYAQMFRRDHDRAVDALKRVRVSPLGAAALAGTTHPLDPEQVRASLGLDGVFANSMDAVSDRDFVLEASFCGSLVMMHLSRLCEEIIIWANPRFGFVRLPDAYSTGSSIMPQKKNPDVAELMRGKTGRVYGDLVALLTLMKGLPMAYNRDMQEDKEPFLDVHDTVAPSVEIMAGMLAELRFNRERMTQALKAGFLNATELADYLAAKGIPFRQAHHITGAAVAFAEERGVGLEDLSLDDLRRFSPDIAEDVFVVLDHSNAVARRRMPGGTGPDSVREQCRALRDWLA; this is encoded by the coding sequence ATGAGCGCATCCAAGGAAAAAAAACTGTGGGGCGGTCGGTTCTCCGGGGACACCGCCCCCCTGGTCGAGCGCTATACCTGCTCCGTGGGGTTTGACTCGCGCCTGTACGCCCAGGACATCGCCGGGTCCAAGGCCCATGCGGCCATGCTGGCCCGGCAGGGCATCATCGGCGCCGACGATCTGGCCGCCATCCACCAGGGCCTGGAGCAGATTTTGGGCGAGATCGAGGCCGGAACCTTTGTCTGGCGCGAAGACCTGGAAGACGTGCACATGAACATCGAGCACCGCCTGACCGAACTCGTCGGCGCGCCGGGCCAGAAACTGCACACGGGCCGTTCCCGCAACGATCAGGTCGCCCTGGATTTCCGCCTTTTCGTGGCGGACTGCCTGACCCAGTGGGCCGGACTGTTGCGGGATTTGATCCGGGTTGTCCTGGATCAGGCCGAGGCCCATCAGGACGCGCTGTTGCCAGGGTGCACGCATTTCCAGCCGGCCCAGCCGGTCAGTCTGGCCCAGCATCTTTTGGCCTACGCCCAGATGTTCCGGCGCGACCATGATCGCGCGGTCGACGCCCTGAAACGGGTCCGCGTGTCGCCCCTGGGCGCGGCGGCCCTGGCCGGAACCACCCATCCCCTGGATCCGGAGCAGGTCCGGGCCAGTCTGGGTCTGGATGGCGTTTTCGCCAACAGCATGGACGCGGTCTCGGACCGGGATTTCGTGCTCGAGGCTTCGTTTTGCGGCAGTCTGGTCATGATGCACTTGTCGCGTCTGTGCGAGGAAATCATCATCTGGGCCAATCCGCGTTTTGGCTTTGTGCGCCTGCCCGACGCCTATTCCACGGGCTCGTCCATCATGCCCCAGAAAAAAAATCCGGACGTGGCCGAACTCATGCGCGGCAAGACCGGGCGGGTTTACGGCGATCTGGTCGCGCTTCTGACGCTCATGAAGGGTCTGCCCATGGCCTACAACCGGGACATGCAGGAGGACAAGGAACCCTTTCTGGACGTGCACGACACGGTCGCGCCGTCGGTGGAAATCATGGCCGGGATGCTGGCCGAGCTGCGCTTCAATCGCGAGCGCATGACCCAGGCCCTCAAGGCCGGGTTTCTTAATGCCACGGAGCTGGCCGACTATCTGGCGGCCAAGGGCATTCCGTTCCGGCAGGCCCATCACATCACCGGCGCGGCCGTGGCCTTTGCCGAGGAACGAGGCGTGGGCCTGGAGGACCTGAGCCTGGACGACTTGCGCCGGTTTTCCCCGGACATTGCCGAGGATGTTTTTGTCGTGTTGGACCACTCCAATGCCGTGGCCCGGCGCAGGATGCCCGGTGGGACAGGGCCGGATTCGGTCCGGGAGCAGTGCCGCGCGCTGCGGGATTGGCTCGCATGA
- a CDS encoding argininosuccinate synthase: protein MSKIEKVVLAYSGGLDTSAILKWIKKTYGCEVITMTADLGQGEELDGLEDKALSTGASKAFVVDLQEEFVAEYVFPMFRANAVYEGGYMLGTSIARPLIAKKLVEIALAEGAQAVAHGATGKGNDQVRFELSTLALAPHLKTIAPWREWDLNSRTQLIAFCEENGISVPVTKEKPYSCDRNLLHLSFEGGELEDPWSEPGPGTYTMSVDPEQAPDKAEVITLDFEAGNPVALNGEKLSPAKMLAKLNELGGKHGIGRLDMVENRFVGMKSRGVYETPGGAILQRAHRDLEGVCLDRELLHLRDSLIPRYAEMVYNGYWFAPEREALQAFMDKAQETVTGTVRLKLYKGGVYPLGRKSPYSLYNPQLATFEKDEVYNQADAAGFIKLHGLRLQARQPFLNKIKG, encoded by the coding sequence ATGAGCAAGATTGAAAAAGTCGTGTTGGCCTATTCCGGCGGCCTGGACACCTCGGCCATCCTGAAGTGGATCAAGAAAACCTACGGCTGCGAGGTCATCACCATGACCGCCGACCTGGGCCAGGGCGAGGAACTGGATGGTCTGGAGGACAAGGCCCTTTCAACCGGCGCGAGCAAGGCCTTCGTGGTCGATCTGCAGGAAGAGTTCGTGGCCGAGTATGTTTTTCCCATGTTCCGGGCCAACGCCGTTTACGAGGGCGGGTACATGCTCGGAACCTCCATTGCCCGGCCGCTTATCGCCAAGAAGCTGGTCGAGATCGCCCTGGCCGAGGGCGCCCAGGCCGTGGCCCACGGCGCCACGGGCAAGGGGAATGACCAGGTTCGCTTCGAATTGAGCACGTTGGCCCTGGCCCCGCACTTGAAGACCATCGCGCCCTGGCGGGAATGGGATCTCAATTCCCGCACCCAGCTCATCGCCTTTTGCGAGGAAAACGGCATTTCCGTGCCCGTGACCAAGGAAAAGCCCTATTCCTGCGACCGCAACCTGCTCCATTTGAGTTTCGAGGGCGGCGAGCTCGAAGACCCCTGGTCCGAGCCCGGCCCCGGCACGTATACGATGAGCGTCGATCCCGAACAGGCGCCCGACAAGGCCGAGGTCATCACCCTGGATTTCGAGGCCGGCAATCCCGTGGCCCTGAACGGCGAAAAATTGTCTCCGGCGAAGATGCTGGCCAAACTGAACGAACTGGGCGGCAAACATGGCATCGGGCGGTTGGACATGGTCGAGAACCGCTTCGTCGGCATGAAGTCGCGCGGCGTCTACGAGACTCCCGGCGGTGCCATCCTGCAGCGCGCCCACCGCGACCTGGAAGGCGTGTGCCTGGATCGCGAACTCCTGCACCTGCGTGACAGCCTCATTCCCCGTTACGCGGAGATGGTCTATAACGGCTACTGGTTCGCGCCCGAGCGCGAGGCCCTGCAGGCCTTCATGGACAAGGCCCAGGAAACGGTCACCGGCACGGTGCGCCTCAAGCTCTACAAGGGAGGCGTGTATCCGCTGGGCCGTAAGTCCCCGTATTCGCTTTATAACCCGCAGTTGGCCACGTTCGAGAAGGACGAGGTCTACAATCAGGCCGACGCCGCCGGGTTCATCAAACTGCACGGTCTGCGTCTCCAGGCCCGTCAGCCTTTTCTGAACAAGATCAAGGGCTAG
- the argF gene encoding ornithine carbamoyltransferase translates to MKHFLTILDLKATEAMELVLRAKAMKEQDFRSTLLEGKVLAMIFEKASTRTRVSFDVGIRHLGGSTIFMTPADSQLGRSEPLSDTARVLSRYVQGMVVRTFAHKNVTDLVRFGSVPVVNALTDSYHPCQVMSDMLTIYERTKNLKDLVIAWVGDGNNMAHSWINASVYFGFQLNLACPRAYMPNTNILERALKMGGKIFVTDDPKTAVSGAHFVNTDVWASMGQEAEQKKREQAFAGYCVDDELLALADPAVKVLHCLPAHRGEEVSEAVFEGEKSIVFDQAENRLHMQKAILEWIYS, encoded by the coding sequence ATGAAACATTTTTTGACGATTTTGGACCTCAAGGCCACCGAGGCCATGGAGCTGGTGCTGCGCGCCAAGGCCATGAAGGAGCAGGACTTTCGTTCCACGTTGTTGGAAGGAAAAGTGTTGGCCATGATTTTTGAAAAGGCGTCCACCCGGACACGCGTGTCCTTCGATGTCGGTATCCGTCATTTGGGCGGCAGCACCATTTTCATGACTCCGGCCGATTCCCAGCTGGGACGCAGCGAGCCCCTTTCGGACACGGCCCGGGTTCTGTCGCGCTACGTGCAGGGCATGGTCGTGCGCACCTTTGCCCACAAAAACGTGACGGATCTGGTTCGTTTCGGGAGCGTGCCCGTCGTCAACGCGTTGACGGACAGCTATCACCCCTGCCAAGTCATGAGCGACATGCTGACCATCTACGAGCGGACCAAAAATTTGAAGGATTTGGTCATTGCCTGGGTCGGGGACGGCAACAACATGGCCCATTCCTGGATCAACGCCAGCGTCTATTTCGGCTTCCAGCTCAACCTGGCCTGCCCGCGCGCGTACATGCCGAACACCAACATTCTGGAGCGCGCCTTGAAGATGGGCGGCAAGATTTTTGTCACCGACGATCCCAAGACCGCCGTGTCCGGGGCGCATTTCGTCAACACCGATGTCTGGGCCTCCATGGGCCAGGAAGCGGAGCAGAAAAAGCGCGAGCAGGCTTTTGCCGGCTACTGCGTGGACGACGAGCTGCTGGCCCTGGCCGATCCGGCCGTGAAGGTCCTGCATTGCCTGCCCGCGCATCGCGGCGAGGAAGTCAGCGAGGCCGTTTTCGAGGGCGAAAAGTCCATTGTTTTTGATCAGGCCGAGAACCGTCTGCACATGCAGAAGGCCATTTTGGAGTGGATCTACAGCTAG
- the ybeY gene encoding rRNA maturation RNase YbeY produces the protein MLYLDKSVATDPRLPLSASELGGIFDGLAGVFGLDDWSVDLRIVDDREMAELNQQFMGCLGPTNVLSFPSGETPRLGDLVLSAETLAREALLYNQDVHAYTVRLLAHGLLHLMGHDHGPEMDGLTELAVAAVTPEAAELRLFPSL, from the coding sequence ATGCTGTACCTGGACAAATCCGTGGCCACGGACCCGCGCTTGCCCTTGTCCGCGTCCGAGTTGGGGGGCATTTTTGACGGATTGGCCGGGGTTTTCGGGCTTGATGACTGGTCGGTGGACCTGCGCATTGTCGATGACAGGGAAATGGCCGAACTGAACCAACAATTCATGGGTTGTCTGGGGCCGACCAACGTGCTCAGCTTTCCCAGCGGTGAAACGCCCAGGCTGGGCGATCTGGTGCTGTCCGCCGAGACCCTGGCCAGGGAAGCCTTGCTCTACAACCAGGATGTCCATGCCTACACCGTGCGCCTTTTGGCCCATGGCCTGTTGCATCTTATGGGGCACGATCACGGTCCGGAAATGGATGGCCTGACCGAACTGGCCGTGGCCGCCGTCACCCCCGAGGCCGCTGAACTGCGGCTTTTTCCTTCACTGTGA
- a CDS encoding PhoH family protein, translating to MEHQDITFENAEFAREVFGPGNAHLDTVAQATGVRLESRGNEITVSGEDRIMVDLVCRFLAQIYDLVRSGHKLFDRDVEQSLRIMLRDPSTSLRAYYRESLFVVSPRKTVCPKTVTQREYLHALREMDLTLGIGPAGTGKTYLAVAVGVCMFLQKKVKRLILTRPAVEAGEKLGFLPGDLVEKVNPYLRPLYDALYDMLDHAKVQEMIAAEAIEIAPLAFMRGRTLNNAFVILDEAQNTSPEQMKMFLTRLGYGSRAVVTGDVTQIDLPTHIGSGLVQAMEVLKGVQGIAMIHFTEEDVIRHPLVGRIVRAYDQHRLAREDGETR from the coding sequence ATGGAACATCAGGATATCACATTCGAGAACGCGGAGTTCGCGCGCGAGGTGTTCGGTCCGGGCAATGCCCACCTGGACACGGTGGCCCAGGCCACGGGCGTGCGCCTGGAGAGTCGGGGCAACGAAATCACCGTGTCCGGCGAGGACCGGATCATGGTCGATCTGGTCTGCCGGTTTCTGGCCCAGATTTACGACTTGGTTCGTTCCGGCCACAAGTTGTTTGATCGGGACGTCGAACAGAGTCTGCGGATCATGCTCCGCGACCCGTCCACATCACTGCGGGCCTATTACCGGGAGTCGCTGTTTGTCGTGTCCCCACGCAAGACGGTCTGCCCCAAGACCGTGACCCAGCGCGAGTATCTGCATGCCCTGCGCGAGATGGACCTGACCCTGGGCATCGGCCCGGCCGGCACGGGCAAGACCTATCTGGCCGTGGCCGTTGGCGTGTGCATGTTTTTGCAAAAAAAGGTCAAACGTCTCATCTTGACCCGGCCGGCCGTGGAGGCTGGTGAAAAATTGGGTTTTTTGCCTGGCGATTTGGTCGAGAAGGTCAACCCGTACCTGCGCCCTCTGTACGACGCCCTGTACGATATGCTCGATCATGCCAAGGTCCAGGAAATGATCGCGGCCGAGGCCATCGAGATCGCGCCCCTGGCCTTCATGCGCGGCCGAACCCTGAACAACGCCTTTGTCATCCTGGACGAGGCCCAGAACACCTCGCCCGAACAGATGAAGATGTTTTTGACACGGCTGGGATATGGTTCGCGCGCAGTGGTCACTGGCGACGTGACCCAGATCGATCTGCCGACGCACATCGGTTCCGGTCTGGTCCAGGCCATGGAGGTCCTCAAGGGGGTGCAGGGCATCGCCATGATCCACTTCACCGAGGAAGACGTTATCCGCCATCCCCTGGTCGGACGCATTGTCCGCGCCTACGACCAGCATCGCCTGGCCCGTGAAGACGGGGAGACGCGCTGA